CGTCCAGACCGCGGTGCAGGCCATCAAGGAGGGGGCCTACGACTTCATCGAGAAGCCGCTCGAGATCTCGCGCCTGCGCGTGGTGCTCGACCGCGCGCTCGAGAAGAAGGAGACCATGCGCGAGGTGCAGCTGCTGCGGCGCCGGCTGGCCGCGCTCGCGCCCGGCACCGACATGATCGGCTCCGGCCCCGCCATGCAGCGGGTGTTCGAGCTGGTGAAGAAGGTGGCGCCCGCCAACGCGAGCGTGGTGCTCACCGGAGAGAGCGGCACCGGCAAGGAGGTGGTGGCGCGCGCCGTCCACTCGCTCTCCTTGCGCAAGGACAAGGCGTTCGTGGCCCTCAACTGCGGGGCCATCCCGGCCACCCTCATCGAGTCCGAGCTGTTCGGCTACGAGCGCGGCGCCTTCACCGGGGCCGACCAGCGCCGGCTCGGCAACTTCGAGCTGGCCCACGGCGGCACGCTCTTCCTGGACGAGATCGGGGAGCTGCCCATCGAGATGCAGGGGAAGTTCCTGCGGGTGCTGGAGGAGCGCAAGGTCCGGCGGCTGGGCGGCAAGAGCGAGGTCGAGGTGGACGTGCGCGTGCTGTGCGCCACGAACCGCGACCTCAAGGAGGAGATCAAGCGCGGGCGCTTCCGGGAGGACCTGTACTTCCGGCTGCACGTCTTCACCATCCACCTGCCGCCGCTCAAGGAGCGGCGCGAGGACGTGCCGCTGCTCGTGCAGCACTTCATCGAGAAGTTCAACGGCGAGACGGGCAAGCACGTCCAGGGGGTGACGCCCGGGGCCATGAACGTGCTCCAGGGGTACGCCTGGCCGGGCAACATCCGCGAGCTCCGCAACACCGTCGAGCGCGCCATGATCCTCACCGACGGCGACGTCATCGACGAGGAGCACCTGCCGCCCGACATGCGGCCCTCGCGGCCCGAGGCGGCCATGCTGCGCGTGCCGCTCGGGATCCAGCTCCGCGAGGTGGAGAAGGAGTACATCCTCTCCTCGCTGCAGAGGAACGGCGGCAACAAGGCGCGCACCGCCGAGCTCCTCGGCATCAGCGAGAAGACGCTCTACAACAAGCTCAACCGCTACGCCGCCATCGCCCGCGACCGCGTGGGGGAGGGGACGCCCGTCGCGGATGAGCCGCCCGCCGCCCCCGCCGGCGCCGTGGCCAAGAGCTGAGCCGGCGCCGGCCCGCCCGCGCGGTCAGGGCGCCGCGGCGTCGCCGTCGGGGTCGCCGGGGACGTGCGCCACCACCTGGCCGCGGCCGGCGCGCTTCGCGGCGTAGAGCGCCGTGTCGGCGCGCCGCACCAGCGCGTCGGCCGCCTGATCGAGCGGGCCTTCGTCGAGCGCGGCCACGCCGAAGGAGGCGGCCACCTTCACCAGGCTGCCCCGCACCTCCGGCGCCGCCTCGGTCAGCCGATCGCGCACCCGCTCGGTCAGCACGCGCGCCTCGGCCGCGCTGGTGTGGGGGAGCAGGACCACGAACTCGTCCCCGCCGTAGCGCGCGGCGAAGTCGGTCTCGCGCAGCTCGCGCCGGATGACCTCCCCCACCGCGCGGATGGCGGCGTCGCCGGCCGCGTGCCCGAGCTGGTCGTTGATGGGCTTCAGGTTGTCCATGTCGACCATGACGCAGGCGAGCGGCGTCCGGTAGCGGCGGGCGCGCTTCACCTCGTCGTGGAGCCGCGCGCGGAAGGCGCGCACGTTGGGGAGCCCGGTGAGCGCGTCGGTGCGCGCCAGCTCCTGCAGCAGCGTCTCGCGCCGGGTGAGGCGGAGGGTGCGCTCGATGCGCGCCTTGAGCTCGCGCCCGGAGAAGGGCTTCGAGAGGAAGTCGAGCGCGCCGAGGTCGAGGCTGCGCGAGCGCGTGAGGTCGTCCCCGCGCGCCGAGATGAGGATGACCGGCACGTCGGCGGTGGCCGGGTCGGCGCGGAGCGCCTCCAGCGCCGCCAGCCCGTCCATGCGCGGCATGTAGAGGTCCATGAGCACGAGGTCGGGGCGCGTCGCCTGCGCCGCCTCGAGCGCCTCCAGCCCATCGGCGGCGAGCAGCACGTCGTACTCGTCGCCGAGCATCATGGCGAGCGCCTCGCGCGCGTCCTCGTCGTCGTCCACCACCAGCAGGCGCGCCCGGACGGTGACGGAGGAGGACGCCGCGGGCTCGAGGACCTCGGTCGCGGCCAGCGGCAGCCGCAGCTCGATGGCGCGCCGGTCGCCGTGGACCGTCACCTCCAGGCCGCCGCCGTGGAGCTCGGCCAGGCTCCGGCAGACCGCGAGCCCCATGCCGATCTCGGCCAGCCGGGCCGGGGCGCGGCGGCGCGGGCGCGGGGGGCGGGTGGAGGCGGGGCGGCGATCCTCCACCACCAGCCGTGCCCCGCCGGGCGAGGCCTGGAGCGTGAGCCGGATGCGGTCGCCGCTGCGGCTGCGCGACAGGGCGCCGTCGACGAGCGCGCCCACCACCTCCTCCAGCCGCTCGGCGTCGGCCGCGAGCGTGATCCGGTAGGGCGGCACCTCGCGCGCGAGCTCGACGCCCCGCGCGCGCGCGCGCTCGGCGCGGGTGGAGGCGACGCGCTCGACGAGCTCGTGCAGGTCGGCCGGCCGGCGGCGGCGCAGGGGCACGCTGCCGCCCTCGACGCTGCGCAGCGCGACCAGGCCGTCGGCGACGAGCGCCACCCGCCGGGCTTCGGCGAGGAGCGCGTCGAGCTCCGGCCCGGCGCCGCCCGTGCGCCGCAGCCGCCGCAGGCCTCGCAGGAGCGACGCCGCCGGGCTGCGCAGGTCCTCGGCCGCCAGCGCGAGCAGGTCGTCGTGGCGCTGCGCCGACTCGCGCAGCTTCCGGTTGGCCTCGAGGAGCTGGGCCGGGTCGGCGCGGGCGCGCTCGGGCGCGGCCGCGGCGGGCGGATCGTCCGCCGCCGAACCATCGCTCGTCCCTGGTCGCTCGCCGACCGCCATGACCCCCCAGCGGGGTCGGACTCGCCGCCCCGGTTACGTCGCCTCGCCTGCCCGTTCCCCAGGAAGGCTGAGGTGGATCATGCCCGTCGGCAAGGTGTACACGGCAGCGCCCAGGTGGAGCGGGCGCGCCGGGCACGTCGAGGGATTGCGCGACGCGAGCACCAGAAAGGGCTGCCGCGCTGGCCGGCCGTGCGGCATCATCGTCGCGAGGAGGCACGATGAGCGCCAAGCGCGTGAGCATCTACGGTAAGGACACCTGACCCTACACCAATGCCGCCCGTGTGGACTTCGGCAAACGTGGATTCGAGGTGCAGTACTTCAACGTGAAGCGGAACCCGGAGGCGCTCGACCGGTTCCTGGATCTCTCGGGAGGCGATCGGCGCGTCCCCCTCATCGACGAGGAGGGGCGGATCTCGATCGGATTCAACGGCAGTTGAAGCGTCTGACGGCCCCGGTCGGGGCCTCGAGTCAGGGCGCCGGCGGAGGAGGTGCTCCTCCGCGCGGCGCCAGCTTCAGCGGTAGGTCGCGCGCCGGCCCGGGCGAAAGCCGGGCGGCATCATCTGCGGAGGCGCCTCGACGCCGAAGTTGTACCACTCGAGGTAGAGCTTCCCGATCTTCACCTTCTTGCCGTTCTGCACCGCCTGGAGCGCGGACTTGAGCTTCTCGTCGCTCGCGTTCGCCTCGACCCCGCGCGCGAGCACCCGCACCGCCTCTTCGTGGCGGTTCTCCTTGTCGAGGAGCCAGGCGTAGGCGCACCAGAGGAGCCCCTGCTTCCGGTTGCCGCGCCCCTTGAGCGTGTCCTCGAAGACCTTCTGCATGCCGGCGAGGTCGCGCTTCCTCCAGCGGGCGATGGCCAGCATCAGCCGCGCCGGCCACTGGCTGTTCGCGGCGCGCTCGAGGTAGGGCAGCGCCCCGTCCTGCTCGCCCTTCCACCACATGAACTGTCCGATGAGCGCGGCGACGGCCGCCTCGGACCCGAAGAGCCAGCGGCTCAAGGCGAACGCGCCCTTCGCCTGCTGGATGGCGCGGTCGAAGCGGCGCGCCTGGGCGTCCGCGACCGCCGCCTCCACCACGGCGGAGAGCCGCTTCTGCGCGCGCAGGTTGAGCGCGACGTAGGCGATGGCCGCGGCGAGCACGCCGGGGACGATGACCGCCACCCAGCCGAAGCCCGCCAGGCGAATCGCGAGCGCGACGGCGAACCCTGCGGCGAGGCTGAGGAGGAGATTGTACATGCGCGCACCCGCCCGGCGCTGCCGGCCGGAGGCGGCCGGACAGCGGTCGGGCGGGACAGATACACGGCGCCGGAACGCCGCCGCAAGCGAAAACGCGCCTGGGCGCGCCGGCGCAATGCTCGGATGGCCCTCCCCGGATTCGAACCGGGACGGGGGGTTGCCCCACTCGATTTTGAGTCGAGCGCGTTTACCATTTCGCCAGAGGGCCGCTTCGGCACGGAACCTAGCAGAAAATTAGATTGTGTGCACCGCGCCCATTCGATAGTAGGAGGGACAAAACGAGGCGCCGGATACCAATCCGAAATCAATCGCGCCGAGGAGGAACACATGGCCAGGCCCGCCGGGAACGGCTCCATCGACGACATCCTTCGGCGCGCGATGGGCCCCGTGCTGCGGCGCGCGAGCGCCAGCATCGCGAAGGCCATCGCCGAGATGGCGGCGGAGCGGCTCGACAGCGAGCTCCAGAGCGGCGTCGGCCGCGCCCGCGGCCGCCGCTCGGCGCGCGCCGCCGGGGGGCGCCCGGCGCGCAGGCGCGGCGAGATGACGCGGTGGGTGGCCGACCGCCGCGCGCGCCGCGTCCCCAAGTTCGTCATCGAGATGACCAACGGGCTCGACACCAAGAAGAAGATCGTGGCGCGCTTCGGCGCCGACGCGGCCTTCGAGAAGGGCAAGCCGCTGCCGAAGGCGAAGTAGACGTTCAGCGCGCGGGGGGCTTCCGCGGCGCGGGCCGGCCGGGACGAGGCCCGCCGCGCCCGGGCCGCCCCGGAGACCGGGCGCCCGAAGCGCGAGCCCCGACGCGGCCGGGCCGCCCGCCGCCGGCGGAGGGCCGGGCCGCCGGCGACCGCGAGCCGGACGGGCGCGGAGCGGCGGCCGAGCGCGGAGTCGCGCTCCAGGATCGCGGACTCCCGCCCCCGGAGCGCGAGGCGCCGGTGCCGGACCGTACGCCGGCGCGCCCCGGCCGCCCGGAGCCCGGACGCGGCGGCGGCGCGGGCCGGGCGCTCGCCGGACCCGAGCCGGCCAGGGTCTCCAGCGCCAGGCCGAGCCGAGCGGCGAGGCGCTCCGGATCGCTGGGCCCGAGGCCGAGGCTCTCCGCCAGCGCCGCCGCCAGCGGGCCGGCGCGCGAGGCGCGCAGCGCGCGGGCGTGCTCCGGCAGGCGCGCGCGCAGGTCCGCCTCGAACTCGGCCAGCAGGCCCAGGTCGACGAGGCGCACCTCCTCCGTCAACAGGAGGTGCGCGCGATCGGAGAGCAGCTCGCGCCGGCGCAGCTCCTCGCGGTGCGAGGCGCGGATCGACTCGGCGGCGGCGGCGGCGCCCAGGCGCTGCAGCGCCGCCTCGAGCTCCTCGGCGGTCAGGCCGACCGCGGCCGCGGCGGCGCGGCGCACGCCCCCGGCGGCGCGCAGCGCGTGCAGCAGCTCGTCGCGCTCCCGCCGCTCGAACCCGCGGGTGAGGCCGTGGACGTCGAGCAGCCGCGCCAGGTCTTCCGCGTCGGGCGGGGTGCCGTCGCCGCGCCGCCAGGCCGCGGCCAGCGCCGCGACCAGGGGGGCCCGCCGGGCGCCGTGCTCGCGCACCAGCCGCTCCAGCACGGCGCGGCCCTCGCTCGCGTGGAGGTCGTCGAGGCGCGGCCAGACCGGCGCCGCGGGCGCCGCCGGCGCGGCGCGGTCGCGCGCGCGGTGCACCACCGGGCCGGCGGCCTTGCGACCACGCCGGGTGCCGCCGGACGCGCGGCGCGGCGCGGCCTCGGCCTCGGGCGCGGGCCGCGGGACGCCGCCCTCGCCGAAGTCGCCGGCCTGCTCGCGAGCGGCCGCCTCGGCGGGGGAGGCGCCTCGCGCCAGCTCCGACAGCGCCCGGGGACCGAGCGGGCGGGCGGGGGGCGGATCGGCGAGCAGCGCGCGCGCCGCCAGCAGCTCGTCCCAGGAGAGCGGCGCCAGGGCGTCGCGGACGGCCTGGGGCGAGGAGGGGCGGCCGGCGTCGGCGCACCAGCGGAGCGCGCGCGCGATGAGCTCCTCGTCGATCTCCGGCATGGGGGCGCAACCTGAAGGACCGACGACCCCAAGTCAAGCGTCGCCACAGTGGCGGGGGCCCGCCGGGCGTGCTTTAAGGAGCGCATGGCCGTGTCGCCGACCGAGGGGTGGGCTGCCGCGCCCCGGCTGCTGCGCAAGGCGCGCCTCGCCCTGTACGTGCTCCTGCTGGCCGCCGCGGCGGTGACGCTCTTCGGCGCGCCGGCGCTGGAGCAGGCGGTGCGCGAGGGCCGGGCGCCCCGCGCCGCGCTCATCCTGGCCCCGGCGCTGCTGGCCGCCTTCATCGCCCTGTTCGCCGCCTACCGCTTCACGCTGGTGCGCGCCGGCCGCTACCTGGCGGGCAAGGCCTTCGTCCAGGTGGGGCTGATGGTGCTGGTGCTCACGCTGGCGCTGCCCGGGTCGCTCGAGCGCTGGCGCTCGGCCGGCACGGTGCGCGAGGTGGACCTCTCGCGCCACCTGCGCGCGCCCGACGCCGAGGCGCGCGCGCTCGCCGCGGAGCTGGCGCGGCACCGGGATCCCCCGGACGCGCTCCGCTATGTGCCGCGGCTCATCGAGCTGCTCGAGGACGGCTCGCCCGAGGTGCGGCGGCAGGCGCGCGCCTCGCTGGTGGCGCTGGCCGGCCAGGACGCGGGCGGGGAGGGCGCCGAGGCGGTGCCGAAGTGGCGCGCCTTCTGGCGGGCGCACGGGGTCTCCGAGCTCCGCTGACGCCGGACCCCGCCGGGTGCGCAGCGGTTGCGCGCGCCCGCCCCGCGCGCGCTCGCCGGCGCAGGCCCTGCGCCCCGCGAGCGCGGCCGCTTTCACGCTTGCCGCGCCGCTCCGATTCTGATACTGATAATCGTTATCAAGATGAGAGCCGCCCCCGAGACCTCCGCGCTGCCGCGCCGCCCCGACGAGCGGCCCCGCCGCGATCCGCTCGCGGCGCTCGGCGCGTTCCTGCAGCAGAAGGGCCTCAAGCACTCGCGCCAGCGCCAGGCCATCGCGCAGATCTTCTTCGACATGGGCGGCCACGTGCCGGTCGACGCGCTGGTGGCGCGCGTGCGCGAGCAGGATCCGCGGGTGTCGGTCGCCACCGTGTACCGCACCATGAAGCTGCTCGCCGAGTGCGGGCTGGCGGTGCCGCGGCGCTTCGGGGAGGGGCAGACCCGCTACGAGCCCGCCGACCACCACCACGGCGACGCCCACGACCACCTCATCTGCACCGCCTGCGGCGCCATCGTCGAGTTCGAGAGCGAGCGCATCACCGCGCTGCAGCGGCGCCTGGCGCGCCGCCACGGCTTCGAGGTGGAGCGGCGGCGCGTCGAGCTGTACGGGCGCTGCGCCGGCTGCCGCGGCGCGGCCGCCAAGGAGCCTGCGTGACCCCCCCGTCTTCCGCCCCCGCCCGCAGCACGCCGTTCGACCGCAAGGAGGTCGCGGCCGCGCCCCGGTCGGTGATCCTGGTCGGCAACCCGAACGTCGGCAAGAGCGTCCTCTTCGGCGCGCTCACCGGCAAGTACGTCACGGTCTCGAACTACCCCGGCACCACCGTCGAGGTGACGCGCGGCTCGGCGGTGCTCGACGGCCAGCCCTGGCACGTGATGGACACGCCGGGGACGAACAACCTCACCCCCATGTCGGAGGACGAGCAGGTCACGCGCGACATCCTGATGAAGGAGCGCGACTACGCCTGCCTGCAGGTCTGCGACGCGAAGAACCTGCGCCGCGGCCTGCTCCTCACCGCCCAGCTGGCGGAGGCCGGCGTCCCCTTCGTGCTCGCCCTCAACATGGCGGACGAGGCGAAGAGCCGCGGCTTCCACGTCGACGCCGCGCCGCTGGCCGAGGCGCTGGGGGTGGACGTGGTGCCGACCGTGGCGGTCGAGCGCAAGGGGCTGCCGCAGCTGGTGACGGCCCTCGGCCGCGCCCGGCGCTCGCGCTTCGCCCCGCGCTACGACGAGGCGATCGAGGCGGCCCTGGCCGAGCTGGAGCCGCTCATGCCGTCGCGGGGCGGGCTTTCGCGGCGGGCGCTGGCGGTGATGGCGCTCGCCGGCGACGCCTCGCTCGGCGAGCACCTCGCGGCGGAGCTGCCCGAGGCCGACCTGCAGCGGCTGGAGGAGATCCGCCGCCGGCTGGCGGCCCGCTACCCGGAGTCGCTGCGGTTCGTCGTCTCGCGCCAGCGGCTGGCGGCGGTGGACCGGCTGCATGACGCGGTGGTGACGCGCGGCGCGCGCACGGTCGGGAGCAGCTTCTCCCGGCGGCTCGGCGGCTGGTCCACGCACCCGCTGCTCGGGCTGCCCATCCTGCTCGGCGTCCTGTTCGCCTGCTACGAGTTCGTGGGCGTGTTCGGCGCCAAGACCGCGGTCGACTTCCTCGAGAACACCGTCTTCTACGAGCACCTCGTGCCGTGGATGGACCGGCTGGTGCGCTGGGCGGTCCCGGCGAAGGGCCTGCAGGAGTTCCTGGTCGGCCCGCCCGGCGTGCCGTTCCGCGATCACGGCGGCTTCCTGGTCGGGCGCTACGGCGTGTTCTCGATGGGCCTCAGCTACGGCATGGCCATCGTGCTGCCCATCGTCACCACCTTCTTCATCGCCTTCAGCGTGCTGGAGGACTCGGGGTACCTGCCGCGCCTGGCGGTGATGGTGAACAAGGTCTTCAAGCGGATGGGCCTCAACGGCAAGGCCGTCCTGCCCATGGTGCTCGGGCTCGGCTGCGACACCATGGCCACCATGACCGCCCGGATCATGGAGACGCGCAAGGAGCGCGTCATCGTCACGCTCCTGCTGGCGCTCGGGGTCCCCTGCAGCGCGCAGCTCGCCGTCATCTTCGCCATGCTGGCCGGGGTGGGGCCGGTCGCGGCGGCCTGGTTCGCCGGCGCGGTGCTGGCGGTGCTGTTCCTCGTCGGCTGGCTCGCCGCCAAGGTCATCCCGGGCCGCGGCTCGGACTTCATCCTCGAGCTGCCGCCGCTGCGGGTGCCGCAGGCGGGCAACATCGCGGTGAAGACGCTCGCCCGGATCGAGTGGTACCTGCGCGAGGCGCTGCCGCTCTTCGTCCTCGGCACGCTCATCCTGTGGGGCCTCGACCGCGTGCACGGGCTCCAGGTGCTGGAGCGCGCCGCCGCCCCGGTGGTGGTGGGCGTGCTGCAGCTGCCCAAGGAGGCCGCCAGCGCCTTCATCCTCGGCTTCCTCCGCCGCGACTACGCCGCGGCCGGGCTCTTCATGCACTACGAGCCGTTCATGAAGGCCGGCACCATGACCCGGGCGATGGAGGTCGAGGTGGTGACCGCGCTCGTCACCATCACGCTCTTCATCCCCTGCATCGCCAACTTCTTCATGATCCTGAAGGAGCGGGGCTGGAAGACCGGCGTCGCCATCGCCGGCTTCATCCTGCCCTTCTCGGTGGGCGTGGGCGCGCTGCTCAACGTGCTCATGCGCCGCTTCTACCTGTGAGGACGCCGTGCCTGCCCTGGTGAAGAGGAGCGAGACCTGCCCGCTGTGCGGGACCACCTTCGACGCCCAGGGCCAGGGCTGCCGCCCGAGCTGCCCGCTGGCGGCGGGGTGCAAGGTCATGTGCTGCCCGTCCTGCGGCTACAGCTTCCCCCAGGAGACCGGACTGGCCGGCCGCCTGAAGGCCCTCCTCGATCGCCGTCGCGCCCACCCTTGAACCCCACCATGAACGACACCGCCCTGCACGCCCACCACGTCGAGGAGCTCCTGGAGACCGTCTTCACCGAGCGCGAGCAGGGGCGCGACGCCCTCGACGGCGTCCTCGCCCACGCGGCCGCCTCGCACGCCGGCGCGCTCGATCGCGGCGCGCTGGCGGGCCTGGAGGCGGCCGGGCTCCTCCGCCTGGACGGCGAGCGCGTCGCGCTCACCGAGGCGGGCGAGCAGCGGGCGCGGGCGGTCGTCCGGCGCCACCGCCTCACCGAGCGGCTCTTCCGCGATCTGCTCCAGCTCTCGGAGGACGCCACCGAGAGCCAGGCGTGCGAGCTCGAGCACATCCTCTCGCCCGAGGCGACCGACTCGGTCTGCACGCTGCTCGGCCACCCGCCCACCTGCCCGCACGGGAAGGCCATCCCGCCGGGCCGCTGCTGCGGCGCCGCGCAGAAGACGGTCCGCTCTCTGGTGACGGGGCTGCCCTCGTTCGAGCTCGGCACCCCGGCGCGGATCGTGTTCATCGCCCCGCGCTTCCACGACCGGATGGACCGGCTCGCCTCGCTCGGGGTCATCCCGGGCAGCGAGATCCGGCTCCACCAGCGCTCGCCCTCGTACGTGATCGAGGTGGGCGAGACCACGCTCGCGCTCGACCCCGAGATCGCGCAGGAGATCTACGTGAAGCGGGTCGAGGCCTGATCTTTTCCCCCGCGGCCCTCGAGGCCGCTCCTTCCGAGAGAGGCCTCGCGCCCACCGCCGTGCCGTGAACGAGAAGCTCACCGTCGCCGCCGTCCTCGCAGCCGCAGCCGTCCTGCTCGCCCCCGCCGCCGCCCGCGCCGATCGGCGCTACTACGGCGAGACCTACAACGCCGTGACCGCCCCGCCGGGCGGGCTCGACGTCGAGCTGTGGTCCACCCTGACGCAGCCGAAGGCCGGCAGCGGCGACCGCCAGTTCTGGCGGCACCAGGTGGAGCTCGAGACCGGGATCACCCCGCGCTGGGACGTCGCGCTCTACAACGTCTTCGACCGCGTGCAGGGCGAGACGCTGCAGTACCAGGCCACCAAGATCGAGACGCGCTACCGGCTCTCCGACTACGGGGAGTGGTTCGTGGACCCGGTCCTGTACCTCGAGGTGAAGAAGGAGTGGACCGCCGACAAGCCGCTCGGCTTCGAGGGCAAGCTCATCCTGGGCAAGGACGTCGGTCCGCTCAACGTCTCGGTGAACGCGCTCTACGAGCTCGAGCTCATCCCGGGCGGCGGCCGCGAGCACGAGCTGGGCTACGCCACCGGCCTCTCCTACGAGCTCGCCCCCTGGGTGCGCGCGGGCGGTGAGGTCTTCGGCGCCTGGCACAAGGCGGACGACGCGGGCGACTGGGCGAGCGAGCACTACGCCGGCCCGGCCGTCTCCTTCGCCTGGGGCCGCACCTGGTTGGTGCTGGCGGGCGGCTTCGGGCTGACCGACACGAGCCAGAAGAACCAGCTCCGCGCCATCTTCGCGCTGCAGCTCTAGCCGGAGCTCTGGAGGCCTCGCCATGAAGAACGGGCTCCTCGCCGCCGCGTCCGCCACGCTCGCCCTGGCCGCCGTGCTCACCGCCTGCGCCAGCGGCCCCGCCCCACGCCCCGCCGTGGGCGCCGAGGACGCGGCCGGCGAGAAGCTCTACCGCGAGCACTGCGGCGCCTGCCACCGCCTGCGCAACCCCGCCGAGCAGACCCGGGCGCGCTGGGCCTGGGCCGTCGACCACTACGGCCCGCGGGCGCACCTCCGCGACGAGGACCGCCCGCTCGTCCTGCGCTACCTGCAGGCGAGGGCCAAGGACGCCGCCCCCGACGGCGCGGAGGCGCGGTGATCGTCTGCTCCTGCCGGGCCGTCTCCGAGCAGGCCCTGCGCGAGGCGGCGTGCGCGGGCCTCTCCCCCGCCGAGGTCGAGGCCCAGACGGGGGCGGGCGGCGATTGTGGCTGCTGCCGCGAGGAGGTCGCCTACATCCTCTCGCGGGCGGCGGGCCCGTGCCGCGCCGGCGGCGCGTGCCCGGGCTGCCCGCGCCGCCAGGCGGCGTGAACCCGAGCGCGAAGGAGCCTTCATGAAGGTCAGCCAGAAGGTGATCGACCTCCTCAACGAGGTCCTCACGAACGAGCTCACCGCCATCAACCAGTACTTCCTCCACGCGCGCATGTGCCAGAACTGGGGGTACGAGCGGCTCTGGCACCGGGTCCGCGACGAGTCGATCGACGAGATGAAGCACGCCGACCGCGTCATCGCGCGCGTGCTCTACCTCGAGGGCTTCCCCAACGTGCAGCGGCTGGGGAAGGTGACCATCGGGCAGACGGTGGACGAGCAGCTCAAGCTCGACCGCGCGCTCGAGCAGCACGCCATCCCGGTGCTGAACCAGGGCATCGAGACCTGCCGCCAGGAGGGCGACAACGGGACCGCCGACCTGCTGGAGGACATCCTGGAGGACGAGGAGGAGCACCTCGACTGGCTCGAGGCGCAGCTGACGCTGGTCGACCAGGTCGGGCTCCAGAACTACCTGGCGGAGCAGATCAAGCAAGAGGGGAAGTAGGCAGGATCCGCCCGTCTCGAGGTGTCGCATCTCCCTCGCCCCGCGAAGCGGGGAGAGGGGCCGCTCGAGCACGCTCGACTTCCCGGAGGCGTGTGGCAGCTGCCTCCGAGCGGGTGCGGCGGGGTAGCCCTCCGGCGGTGCTCGGCCAACGACCTGCCGGGCAAGATACGGCGGCCGGCTCAGAAACGCTCCGGGCCGAGCAACGCATCGTGCCACGCCGGCGAGGTGCGCGAGGTCCTCGCGTCGGCGTGGCACCGGCGTTGCTGGCGGCAGTGGGTCGATCGGCGGTCGCCCGCAGGTCGGCCTGCGCTCCGGCGGAGGGCCACCCCGCCGCCCCCTGGCGAGCGCCGCTGATCGGCGAACGGTAGGGCCATCCGCGCTCCCCCCTGCGGCGGCAAGACCACGCCGCCCCCGCGCCCCGCTTGACGCCCGTATTCAGGCGTCTTATCCATGTCTCCAGAAAATGAATCCGCATTCAGCATCCGAAAAGCCCGTTCGGCTGCGCGAGCGCCTGCGGGAGGCCACCGGCGAGGCCATCCTCGACGCCGCCGAGCGGGCGTTCGCCGAGGAGGGCGCCAGGGCGCGCATGGAGTCCATCGCGACCCGCGCCGGGATCGCCGTCGGGACGCTCTACAACCACTTCGCGGACCGGGACGCGCTCTGGGAGGCGCTGCGCAGCTCGCGGCGCGCGGCGCTGCTGGCGCGGCTCGACGCCGCGCTCGACGCCTCGCGGGGCGGGCCGTTCCCGGACTCCCTGCGCGCCTTCCTGGGCGCGCTCGAGGCGCACTGGGCCGAGCACCGCGGCTACCTCTCCCTGCTCGTCCACGCCGAGCCCACGGTGGCGCGGGCGGGCG
This Anaeromyxobacter diazotrophicus DNA region includes the following protein-coding sequences:
- a CDS encoding HEAT repeat domain-containing protein yields the protein MAVSPTEGWAAAPRLLRKARLALYVLLLAAAAVTLFGAPALEQAVREGRAPRAALILAPALLAAFIALFAAYRFTLVRAGRYLAGKAFVQVGLMVLVLTLALPGSLERWRSAGTVREVDLSRHLRAPDAEARALAAELARHRDPPDALRYVPRLIELLEDGSPEVRRQARASLVALAGQDAGGEGAEAVPKWRAFWRAHGVSELR
- a CDS encoding Fis family transcriptional regulator, producing MPEIDEELIARALRWCADAGRPSSPQAVRDALAPLSWDELLAARALLADPPPARPLGPRALSELARGASPAEAAAREQAGDFGEGGVPRPAPEAEAAPRRASGGTRRGRKAAGPVVHRARDRAAPAAPAAPVWPRLDDLHASEGRAVLERLVREHGARRAPLVAALAAAWRRGDGTPPDAEDLARLLDVHGLTRGFERRERDELLHALRAAGGVRRAAAAAVGLTAEELEAALQRLGAAAAAESIRASHREELRRRELLSDRAHLLLTEEVRLVDLGLLAEFEADLRARLPEHARALRASRAGPLAAALAESLGLGPSDPERLAARLGLALETLAGSGPASARPAPPPRPGSGRPGRAGVRSGTGASRSGGGSPRSWSATPRSAAAPRPSGSRSPAARPSAGGGRPGRVGARASGARSPGRPGRGGPRPGRPAPRKPPAR
- a CDS encoding diguanylate cyclase, whose protein sequence is MAVGERPGTSDGSAADDPPAAAAPERARADPAQLLEANRKLRESAQRHDDLLALAAEDLRSPAASLLRGLRRLRRTGGAGPELDALLAEARRVALVADGLVALRSVEGGSVPLRRRRPADLHELVERVASTRAERARARGVELAREVPPYRITLAADAERLEEVVGALVDGALSRSRSGDRIRLTLQASPGGARLVVEDRRPASTRPPRPRRRAPARLAEIGMGLAVCRSLAELHGGGLEVTVHGDRRAIELRLPLAATEVLEPAASSSVTVRARLLVVDDDEDAREALAMMLGDEYDVLLAADGLEALEAAQATRPDLVLMDLYMPRMDGLAALEALRADPATADVPVILISARGDDLTRSRSLDLGALDFLSKPFSGRELKARIERTLRLTRRETLLQELARTDALTGLPNVRAFRARLHDEVKRARRYRTPLACVMVDMDNLKPINDQLGHAAGDAAIRAVGEVIRRELRETDFAARYGGDEFVVLLPHTSAAEARVLTERVRDRLTEAAPEVRGSLVKVAASFGVAALDEGPLDQAADALVRRADTALYAAKRAGRGQVVAHVPGDPDGDAAAP
- a CDS encoding sigma-54-dependent transcriptional regulator; translated protein: MKYRLLIVDDETDSRDALAELAGRWGYEVQTAADGTEALRRAIEWHPDVILTDLVMPNMDGLWLLRALRAELPDCPVVLLTGRGTVQTAVQAIKEGAYDFIEKPLEISRLRVVLDRALEKKETMREVQLLRRRLAALAPGTDMIGSGPAMQRVFELVKKVAPANASVVLTGESGTGKEVVARAVHSLSLRKDKAFVALNCGAIPATLIESELFGYERGAFTGADQRRLGNFELAHGGTLFLDEIGELPIEMQGKFLRVLEERKVRRLGGKSEVEVDVRVLCATNRDLKEEIKRGRFREDLYFRLHVFTIHLPPLKERREDVPLLVQHFIEKFNGETGKHVQGVTPGAMNVLQGYAWPGNIRELRNTVERAMILTDGDVIDEEHLPPDMRPSRPEAAMLRVPLGIQLREVEKEYILSSLQRNGGNKARTAELLGISEKTLYNKLNRYAAIARDRVGEGTPVADEPPAAPAGAVAKS
- a CDS encoding Fur family transcriptional regulator, with product MRAAPETSALPRRPDERPRRDPLAALGAFLQQKGLKHSRQRQAIAQIFFDMGGHVPVDALVARVREQDPRVSVATVYRTMKLLAECGLAVPRRFGEGQTRYEPADHHHGDAHDHLICTACGAIVEFESERITALQRRLARRHGFEVERRRVELYGRCAGCRGAAAKEPA
- the uxx1 gene encoding UXX-star selenoprotein family 1, yielding MSAKRVSIYGKDTUPYTNAARVDFGKRGFEVQYFNVKRNPEALDRFLDLSGGDRRVPLIDEEGRISIGFNGS